GACGGCTGGGCGTCCGCCACGGTCATCATCGCGGCCATTGCCGCGGTCGCGCTGCTCGCGGCCTTCGTCATCCTCCAGGTGCGCCTCGGCGACGACGCGCTGCTTGATCTGCGGCTGTTCAAGGTGCCCTCATTCACCGCGGCGATGATCCTCTCGTTCACCGCGCGGCTCGTGACCTTCGGCGTTCTACCCTACCTGGTGTTCTGGCTTTCCGGCGTGCAGGGCCGCACCGCCATTCAAGTGGGCCTCGTCTTGCTCGCCCTCGCCCTGCCGATGGTCGTGGTGGCCGCTCCGTCCTCCGCCCTGGAGAAGACCGGCAAGCTCAATCTCGTGACGGGTGCGGCCATGGTCATCACGGGCGTCGGACTGCTGTGGCTGGGCCTGATCATGGACCCGAGCCTCACCTGGAAGACCTCGATCTTCCCGCTGCTGGTGATCGGAATCGGCGCCGGCGTGGCCATGCCGCACATGATGAACCTCGCGCTCGCGGTTGCCCCGGCCGACCGTTCCGGTGCCGCCACGGGCGCCACCAACACGGCGTTCCCGCTCGGCACCGCCGTCGGCGTCGCCATCTTCGGCGCGGTCCTTTCCTCCCACGTCGACAAGCTCGATTGGGCGCCCGAACAGGTTCGCGAGGCCGCATCCGAGGGACGCCTCGACACCCTGGCGAAGGTGCTCGACGGCGCCCAGTTGCAGGACGCCATCGACATGTTCACCGGCGGTCTCTCGGTCGTCCTTCTCATGGCCGCCGGGTTCTCCGCGATGTGCGCCGTCATCTGCTTCGCCGCCATCCGCAACCGCGATCGGATCGGGGATGGTGCCCCGGCCGACGCGGACGATGCGGAACCGGTTCATGCCCGGAGATGACGGTGCCGGGGGGCGTCAGCCAGGCCCGCTGGGTTCTGTCAAAGGGGTGATGGATTCCCACCGCGGGTTCCCGGCCGGCATCGGCCAAAAGCCGCCCTACTCCCAGTTCGCCGCCGCCACGACGGCCGGGTCGACGTCGAGGCCCGTCCAGGCGACGGTGATCTCCGCCAGCGCCTCCTCCTGCTCGGCCTCTATCGCCTTGGCGCGGTAGAGCTCCAGCAGCGCCAGAAAACGCCCGACG
This genomic stretch from Corynebacterium hansenii harbors:
- a CDS encoding MFS transporter, with the protein product MHSRWITAVVALSAAIMTLDMTVVTIALPDITGDLSANLSDAQWIVNGYVLVFAALLLGVGALSDHMPRHRLFIAGHVIFGVASLLCAAAPTTDWLIFGRVVQAIGATMVFATCMPIIADAHVGDEAGRARAVGAFMAAGAGAAALGPLFGGLVVGGGGWRWIFAINLPVSLIAIVAMVLIGRHSPDTPRNSAKVSWSSTVLVAMGLFALNYALVSGPKDGWASATVIIAAIAAVALLAAFVILQVRLGDDALLDLRLFKVPSFTAAMILSFTARLVTFGVLPYLVFWLSGVQGRTAIQVGLVLLALALPMVVVAAPSSALEKTGKLNLVTGAAMVITGVGLLWLGLIMDPSLTWKTSIFPLLVIGIGAGVAMPHMMNLALAVAPADRSGAATGATNTAFPLGTAVGVAIFGAVLSSHVDKLDWAPEQVREAASEGRLDTLAKVLDGAQLQDAIDMFTGGLSVVLLMAAGFSAMCAVICFAAIRNRDRIGDGAPADADDAEPVHARR